Proteins from a genomic interval of Leishmania braziliensis MHOM/BR/75/M2904 complete genome, chromosome 24:
- a CDS encoding putative mismatch repair protein, which translates to MGCIHKLTDDVINRIAAGEVVQRPSAALKELLENSIDAGCNRVQVVAAEGGLEVLQVSDDGSGIHKEDLPLLCERYATSKLQTFEDLHRVTSFGFRGEALASISYVSRVTVTTRRHQACDEASDGAPSACAHALSTAGAAVAWRCQYLNGALLGDPQPCAGNPGTTIRVEKLFYNTLVRRRSLRASEEWGRIVDIVSRYALAFPAVGFTCHREKAYRGASGGGVSSTGSLSRLGGGGSGSNATSATANAGGSGAGGLCFPPRSSTRQNIRLSHGTQLASHLRLVYAYNVGTATTLPCGPEPDTGFEPLGSELEEGGGALSAGDESGLLSAPPSASSFTKELSPSLSAASRHSAAREARVFAQMELRARRVRATSGPAGEGLFTLVGYTSDPTLTQRKSYLCVFINQRLVESAAIRKAIDAVYNGVLTGGNRPFTVLLLSVPTDRVDVNVHPTKKEVCLLDEELIVLRVAEVCRGAVLEAAAARQMDMLKMRHTAALALKQELPSADGVGAADNSATAELSGSSSQHILEKLREQHQRGTPLASPLTSSSLTSKAATAPVGTGVGGGPSVVAAPCTVVRVEPQRGALDKYFSQRLAAGAAPPAAAATVSAPLSSPSHSSLLPATQATPSQVSVDYRLRAQAKAALKSEDRRQDSVSHLARRGDVANDEPQTTPGYEAPLWETVMASLPGQQAPATTAVVTTDADDSHGPPFVSPSPEAVHSGERDDDTAVHTIRAYREAADKGDEGDPRLAVPAVVQMTKKYIDSKVDGGTDSVRARTELLSEESAVDSGDEDEDDGMREFKRYRHEVHERAQLLQRAAGVAAAAASMSKSAVLHKESFAAARSPSTHVGSPPATKAEKAQLAMAHLGAVVRAADMLRREAAAENASNFVHAVASDEESDVDKEKIQPGTSPSGASPGATASLVNVAEVPAPVLLSSVSIIVDRILADASPTADNLVGQLSFVGAVDSRAFLAQAGTTLLWCDTMALVRHAVFQRIFLRWGQPALPAPPVLVFTTPIRLADLLLLALAYDGPHLQPPSVTLLAVVDECMKKQRSVSIGSDATQRAETALTADAVRRMGGVTALAWRQLLFKADLEHSTLSYADLPTESGADGAFAASASALPQPEGATMRYVRRLVRRLCRWRALLKEYFYIDITADGLLVGLPYGLNRHWPPRMRAVPVMVWLLAEAVPYPGVAALSSSGMSDAADQMSSTGAPWQSGKGRGAEKAVTCVAASTSVATSLAPTQTEVTLTTTPQPTAMEAEADGVAQEVACFTAVARHIAAALYGLPPPPPSTLSPSAEGPTVATADVATGATDMASVELWREELVQHGLFPCLKNPQLFCLPDHCMRDGTIQSLVSVESLYKVFERC; encoded by the coding sequence atggGCTGCATTCACAAGCTCACCGACGACGTGATCAaccgcatcgctgccggtgaggtggtgcagcggcccAGCGCGGCCCTAAAGGAGTTACTGGAGAACTCAATCGATGCGGGGTGCAACCGTGTGCAGGTCGTGGCAGCTGAAGGTGGgctcgaggtgctgcaggtgagCGATGACGGGAGTGGCATTCACAAGGAGGACCTACCGCTGCTGTGTGAGCGCTATGCGACGAGTAAACTGCAGACTTTCGAGGACCTGCATCGGGTCACCTCCTTCGGCTTCCGCGGCGAGGCTCTCGCATCCATATCGTATGTGTCACGCGTCACAGTGACTACACGTCGCCACCAAGCGTGCGACGAGGCCAGCGATGGCGCGCCTTCTGCATGTGCGCACGCCTTGTCCActgccggcgcagcggtCGCATGGCGCTGCCAGTACCTAAATGGGGCCCTTCTTGGCGACCCGCAGCCGTGCGCCGGCAACCCTGGCACTACCATCCGAGTAGAGAAACTGTTCTACAACACTCTCGTGCGGAGACGGTCGCTTCGTGCTTCGGAGGAGTGGGGCCGCATCGTGGATATCGTGTCGCGCTACGCCCTGGCCTTTCCCGCTGTCGGATTTACTTGTCACCGTGAGAAGGCCTACAGAGGTGCTTCTGGCGGCGGAGTCTCTTCGACGGGGTCTCTGAGCCGACTGGGAGGCGGCGGTAGCGGTAGCAACGCAACCAGTGCCACCGCCAACGCTGGTGGCTCCGGTGCTGGAGGCCTCTGCTTCCCACCTCGGTCCAGCACACGGCAGAACATACGACTCTCTCACGGTACCCAGCTTGCCTCGCACTTGCGCCTCGTGTACGCGTATAACGTGGGGACAGCGACGACACTACCATGTGGTCCAGAGCCCGATACAGGCTTCGAACCGCTTGGAtcggagctggaggaggggggcggcgcGCTCAGCGCAGGTGACGAGTCTGGGCTGCTGTCAGCGCCACCATCTGCGTCCTCGTTCACCAAAGAGTTATCGCCGTCGTTATCTGCGGCGTCCAGACATAGCGCTGCCCGAGAGGCGCGTGTGTTTGCGCAgatggagctgcgcgcgcgACGCGTGCGGGCGACCAGTGGCCCAGCCGGTGAGGGTCTCTTCACTCTCGTTGGCTACACAAGTGACCCCACACTGACCCAGCGCAAGTCTTATCTGTGCGTCTTTATTAATCAGCGTCTTGTGGAGAGCGCCGCGATACGCAAGGCTATCGATGCTGTCTACAACGGTGTCCTCACTGGTGGAAACCGCCCCTTCAcagtgctcctcctctccgtcccTACGGACCGGGTGGACGTGAATGTGCACCCGACCAAGAAGGAGGTGTGTCTCCTGGACGAGGAGCTGATTGTGCTGCGAGTGGCGGAGGTGTGCCGCGGGGCCGTGCtcgaggcagcagcggctcggcaGATGGATATGCTAAAGATGCGTCACACCGCTGCCCTAGCACTGAAACAGGAGTTGCCGAGCGCCGACGGTGTCGGTGCCGCAGACAATAGCGCGACAGCAGAGCTGAGTGGGAGCAGTAGTCAGCACATACTGGAGAAGCTGCGGGAGCAACATCAGCGTGGCACCCCGCTAGCCTCACCTCTCACGTCATCATCCCTTACCTCCAAGGCAGCTACGGCACCAGTGGGAACAGGAGTTGGCGGTGGACCGAgcgtcgtggcggcgccgtgcaCAGTGGTCCGTGTTGAGCCACAGAGAGGGGCACTGGACAAGTACTTTTCGCAGCGActcgctgcaggtgctgcaccgccggcggcggcggcgaccgtGTCGGCACCTCTTTCGTCTCCGTCCCACTCGTCGTTGCTGCCAGCCACGCAAGCGACGCCGTCGCAGGTTTCGGTGGACTACCGCCTTCGCGCAcaggcgaaggcggcgctaAAAAGTGAGGATAGGCGGCAGGATTCGGTGAGCCATCTTGCAAGGAGGGGTGACGTAGCCAACGACGAGCCTCAGACAACCCCTGGTTATGAGGCTCCGCTGTGGGAGACGGTGATGGCCTCTCTGCCTGGGCAACAGGCacctgccaccaccgccgttgTCACCACTGACGCGGATGACAGTCATGGGCCCCCTTTTGTGTCTCCTTCGCCGGAAGCAGTCCACAGCGGCGAGAGGGACGACGACACGGCAGTACATACAATTCGAGCCTACCGCGAGGCGGCAGACAAAGGCGACGAGGGCGATCCCCGCCTTGCTGTCCCAGCTGTGGTGCAGATGACGAAGAAGTACATAGACAGCAAAGTTGACGGTGGTACGGACTCAGTGAGGGCACGCACCGAGCTACTCAGTGAGGAAAGCGCAGTCGACAGTGGCGACGAAGACGAGGATGACGGCATGCGCGAATTCAAGCGTTATCGGCACGAGGTGCATGAGcgggcgcagctgctgcaacggGCCgccggcgttgctgccgctgcagcgtcgaTGAGCAAGTCTGCGGTACTGCACAAAGAGAGCTTTGCGGCGGCTCGATCTCCAAGTACTCACGTGGGGTCACCACCAGCAACAAAGGCCGAAAAAGCGCAGCTGGCCATGGCGCACCTCGGTGCGGTAGTGCGAGCTGCAGACATGCTTCGGAGAGAAGCTGCCGCTGAGAACGCCTCGAACTTTGTGCACGCGGTTGCCTCTGACGAAGAGAGCGACGTGGACAAAGAGAAAATCCAGCCAGGCACCTCTCCAAGTGGTGCTTCACCTGGTGCGACGGCGTCGCTTGTGAATGTCGCTGAGGTGCCTgcgccagtgctgctgtcgagTGTGTCCATCATCGTGGACCGCATTCTCGCTGACGCCAGCCCGACGGCGGACAACCTCGTTGGTCAGCTCTCCTTCGTCGGTGCCGTGGACTCGCGTGCCTTTCTGGCGCAGGCGGGGACCACGCTGTTATGGTGCGACACCATGGCGCTGGTGCGACACGCTGTCTTTCAGCGTATCTTTCTTCGCTGGGGTCAGCCTGCGCTGCCTGCACCGCCGGTCCTTGTATTCACCACACCGATTCGGCTGGCGGATCTACTACTGCTCGCGCTGGCGTACGATGGGCCGCACCTGCAGCCACCCTCAGTAACGCTGTTGGCGGTTGTAGATGAATGTATGAAGAAGCAGCGGTCAGTCTCGATTGGCTCTGACGCGACTCAGCGAGCAGAGACTGCTCTAACCGCGGATGCGGTGCGGCGGATGGGCGGTGTGACTGCGCTCGCGTGGCGACAGCTGCTGTTTAAGGCGGATTTGGAGCACAGCACCCTGAGTTACGCTGATCTGCCCACTGAAagcggcgctgacggcgccTTTGCTGCTTCGGCATCGGCGCTACCACAGCCTGAAGGTGCCACGATGCGCTacgtgcggcggctggtgcgccGTCTGTGCCGTTGGCGGGCTTTGCTGAAGGAGTACTTCTACATTGACATCACCGCCGACGGGCTGCTCGTTGGGTTGCCCTACGGGCTGAATCGGCACTGGCCGCCGAGAATGCGAGCTGTTCCTGTGATGGTGTGGCTcttggcggaggcggtgccgTACCCCGGCGTTGCCGCCCTGTCGTCTTCTGGCATGAGCGATGCAGCTGATCAGATGAGCTCAACAGGTGCTCCGTGGCAGAGCGGCAAAGGCCGAGGTGCGGAGAAGGCCGTCACGTGTGTTGCTGCGTCCACATCAGTGGCAACTTCCCTGGCGCCGACGCAAACAGAGGTGACTCTCACCACGACGCCGCAGCCGACTGCCATGGAGGCAGAGGCTGACGGGGTTGCGCAGGAGGTAGCGTGTTTTACAGCAGTGGCGCGACACattgcagcggcgctgtacggacttccgccgccgcctcctaGCACACTGTCTCCCTCTGCGGAAGGTCCTACTGTTGCTACTGCTGACGTGGCCACAGGAGCGACCGACATGGCGTCTGTGGAGCTTTGGAGAGAGGAACTCGTACAGCACGGGCTCTTCCCGTGCTTGAAGAACCCTCAACTTTTCTGTCTACCGGACCACTGCATGCGGGATGGCACGATTCAGTCGTTGGTCTCAGTGGAGTCCCTCTACAAGGTGTTtgagcgctgctga
- a CDS encoding hypothetical predicted transmembrane protein codes for MPPDRRPAATVGVAAALLWHLTVVCWLGWVPVTSAAAVAQAAWLDQLQPVHQGQVVTPPPYNTEVQDFLAPTLAMGLGPMGDGVYVSISSSSTNASALLVCARAAVEAMIAPVTVTTVDALFYSLTDVSGKLDVNHGCYMANTHENLPQCVATLTSIAADCGGVAVDAVGPHLSDAASSADHDSTSLSALSGVWPSSAAMLAAYVRDWGQQRLRLERSLRRTREAAAAFARVHACVHNAATVPSSEEETRLLRARATAQVAEIASAAYSRVMDKYYIFDEWIGPSLGIAPGGGSGDGNSSDSGRGPHSAVGPDIAKCPVDAYARLLLWGNESLSTVLSELMGTTLATADLVHTKVLQPAVRGLECMQVLTALALMVLEDESVRTVAAMLSLGKLTSTSVWSLDEFAMLAPGYNDALRQRQLWSLAYAFAAVADPAVADELVGGTDIAECMRRAGLVVPDNITGTVPPSLYWCFYGTSMSEMMQSSVRQRSLAIRESSGAADPNGQCLWGLSVWDGLCGGAAFDPARCESCPPGSVGDGEGHCVCGDASAMYVTLTDGCVAKGSAHNTPGVRVIQAGGSSPVPLSGNNASIPLFSVQLPQTAALFDPSAYLRVDVVCNDSSRGGGGTLLVATPFGDRRASCASVVAYERQHERTGVMHTLDRGTQRFITYAENLTISVTSTSAFYGETCSMTVSVGSTLHRSSRSVNAGTWTFLPGAPPLNLTAHSYPRDPVASGITSAELLPGCADILRAFSESGVLNAVHVGVCRAPGEQLGVFVAPGGYSLFGPSTQQVVGARVRRSAGAAQDAAFTSSVQSLAARTGMEVSLEGSGAAADVLWSASLHPRVTPLAVNAWHFGWYANVSVYTLRRARSLRVRLADTVEASAFASVEEMVPFRYDDGQGGAVTALIADEEYGSGYVAAIVISSVVLAALLALLGVLFYLLLMTDAWPKQLLA; via the coding sequence ATGCCACCGGATCGACGCCCTGCAGCTACGGTGGGAGTTGCGGCTGCTCTACTGTGGCACCTCACAGTGGTATGTTGGCTTGGCTGGGTCCCTGTcacctcggcagcggcagtggcacagGCGGCGTGGCTCGACCAACTCCAGCCAGTGCACCAAGGGCAGGTTgtgacgccgccgccataCAACACTGAGGTTCAGGATTTCTTGGCACCTACCCTCGCTATGGGTCTGGGCCCCATGGGTGATGGCGTCTATGTGAGCATCAGCTCATCGAGCACCAACGCCTCTGCCTTGCTCGTCTGCGCAcgagcagcggtggaggctATGATTGCGCCTGTCACGGTGACAACTGTCGACGCACTCTTCTACTCACTGACTGACGTCTCGGGGAAATTGGACGTGAATCATGGGTGCTACATGGCGAACACGCATGAGAACTTACCTCAGTGTGTGGCGACGCTGACGTCCATCGCGGCAGACTGCGGCGGTGTCGCAGTGGATGCTGTGGGCCCGCACTTGAGCGATGCTGCATCTTCAGCTGACCATGACTCCACCTCTTTGTCTGCCCTGTCAGGCGTTTGGCCGTCCAGTGCCGCTATGCTTGCGGCCTACGTCCGTGATTGGGGGCAACAGCGACTCAGGCTGGAACGTTCTCTACGACGCACtcgcgaggcggcggccgccttTGCTCGGGTGCACGCATGTGTGCACAATGCTGCAACGGTTCCTTCtagtgaggaggagacgcggctgctgcgcgctcGAGCAACAGCGCAGGTGGCAGAAATAGCCTCCGCCGCGTACAGTCGAGTAATGGATAAGTACTACATCTTCGACGAGTGGATAGGTCCATCACTCGGGATTGCAccaggaggcggcagcggcgacggcaacaGCAGTGACAGCGGAAGGGGACCACATAGTGCCGTTGGTCCAGACATTGCGAAGTGTCCTGTCGACGCATAtgcgcgtctgctgctgtggggaAATGAGTCCTTGTCGACGGTGCTGTCGGAGCTGATGGGCACAACACTGGCAACGGCAGATTTGGTTCACACTAAGGTGTTACAGCCAGCCGTGCGGGGCCTCGAGTGCATGCAGGTGttgacggcgctggcgctcaTGGTACTGGAGGATGAGTCCGTGCGCACAGTTGCTGCAATGCTGTCCCTAGGCAAATTGACGAGCACATCTGTATGGTCCCTTGATGAGTTTGCGATGTTGGCGCCCGGGTACAATGACGCCCTACGGCAGCGCCAGCTCTGGAGTCTTGCCTACGCgttcgctgccgtcgctgacccggcggtggcggacgAGCTTGTGGGCGGCACCGATATTGCCGAGTGCATGCGTCGCGCAGGGCTTGTTGTGCCAGACAACATCACCGGCACTGTGCCTCCATCCCTCTATTGGTGCTTCTATGGCACATCCATGAGCGAGATGATGCAAAGCTCTGTGCGTCAACGTTCCCTTGCCATCCGTgaaagcagcggcgctgctgatcCGAATGGGCAGTGTCTATGGGGACTAAGTGTGTGGGATGGACTGTGTGGCGGCGCGGCCTTCGACCCCGCTCGATGCGAAAGCTGCCCACCGGGGTCCGTCGGGGACGGAGAGGGTCACTGCGTTTGCGGTGATGCCAGCGCGATGTACGTGACGCTGACGGACGGTTGTGTGGCGAAGGGCTCTGCCCACAACACGCCAGGCGTTCGTGTGATACAggcaggcggcagcagcccagTTCCTCTATCGGGCAACAACGCGTCTATCCCGCTCTTCTCCGTACAGCTACCTCAAACAGCAGCTCTCTTTGACCCCAGCGCATATCTGCGCGTGGACGTCGTAtgcaacgacagcagccgtgggggtggggggacgCTGCTTGTGGCAACGCCATTCGGCGACCGGAGGGCGTCGTGTGCTTCTGTCGTGGCGTACGAGCGGCAGCATGAGCGCACCGGCGTGATGCACACCCTTGACAGAGGCACTCAGCGCTTCATTACGTACGCTGAGAATTTGACGATTTCGGTGACGAGCACCTCTGCCTTCTACGGTGAGACGTGCAGCATGACCGTCAGCGTCGGCAGCACGCTGCACCGCTCCTCGAGATCTGTGAATGCTGGTACGTGGACCTTCTTGCCGGGTGCGCCTCCGCTGAATCTGACGGCGCACAGCTACCCCAGAGACCCAGTGGCGTCAGGGATTACAAGCGCAGAGCTGCTCCCGGGGTGCGCAGACATTCTTAGAGCATTTTCTGAGTCTGGTGTTCTCAATGCAGtgcatgtgggtgtgtgccgCGCGCCTGGTGAGCAGTTGGGGGTGTTTGTGGCGCCCGGGGGCTACAGTCTCTTTGGGCCATCTACTCAGCAGGTGGTCGGTGCCCGTGTGCGGCGTAGCGCTGGAGCCGCTCAGGACGCCGCTTTCACTTCGTCGGTGCAGTCCTTGGCTGCGCGAACCGGTATGGAAGTGAGTCTGgagggcagcggtgccgctgcggacgTGTTGTGGTCTGCCTCACTGCATCCCCGCGTGACACCCCTGGCTGTGAACGCCTGGCACTTCGGCTGGTACGCGAATGTGAGTGTCTACACGCTGCGACGTGCCCgctcgctgcgtgtgcgacTCGCGGACACGGTGGAAGCCTCCGCGTTTGCTTCCGTCGAGGAGATGGTGCCATTCCGCTACGACGACGGCCAGGGCGGTGCTGTCACCGCCCTCATAGCTGACGAGGAGTACGGCTCCGGGTACGTGGCTGCCATCGTCATTTCTTCCGTGGTTCTGGCTGCcttgctggcgctgctgggagTACTGTTCTACCTGCTGCTGATGACTGATGCGTGGCCCAAGCAGCTCTTGGCATga
- a CDS encoding putative histone deacetylase, which translates to MRPSRVRALHALVHSLGLDDAECMTVCHARPATAEEMGTFHRGAYLECLRQAPVICGNPLDEMSLAFQKEFDVPFASQEGDCPLFPEVWSLVSSQAGASLACAEALLRGDATVAMNWAGGMHHAAAAHASGFCFVNDIVLCIRRLLRHYQRVLYIDLDVHHGDGVEGAFYGNHRVMTLSLHQFGNGFFPGTGDYPTRETADSFAINVPLPTRTGDAAYLLSFRTALSSVVQCFDPEAMVVQCGADTIVGDLIGRLCVTTLAHTQCVANVLSFERPTVLLGGGGYHVFHTARCWAIHTATALGRTAAQLPLYIPRTDPYYMDYRQECTPKRPTLHVFLDPDVDDPLPLGDSLVFWRQLCLSIQWQMRTARLVRQGFSRTVQLCRQRRAALLRQFASQEAGKESGVGVSGPKRPRSAATTDRSGEEGAEDRVFSG; encoded by the coding sequence ATGCGACCGtctcgcgtgcgtgcgctgcacgCGCTTGTTCATTCCTTGGGCCTCGACGATGCAGAGTGTATGACGGTGTGCCATGCTCGTCCGGCAACGGCAGAGGAGATGGGGACGTTTCACCGCGGCGCATACTTGGAGTGTCTGCGGCAGGCGCCGGTCATTTGCGGGAATCCGCTGGACGAGATGTCCCTCGCCTTTCAGAAGGAATTTGACGTCCCGTTCGCGTCTCAGGAGGGCGACTGTCCTCTCTTCCCGGAGGTATGGTCACTGGTGTCCAGCCAAGCTGGTGCCTCGCTTGCCTGTGCAGAGGCCCTCTTGCGCGGCGATGCTACAGTGGCGATGAACTGGGCCGGTGGCATGCatcacgccgctgctgcccacgCAAGCGGGTTCTGCTTTGTGAATGACATTGTGCTGTGCATCCGCCGGCTTCTGCGGCACTACCAGCGCGTTCTTTACATTGACCTGGATGTGCATCACGGGGACGGCGTGGAGGGGGCCTTTTATGGCAATCACCGCGTGATGACACTCTCGCTTCACCAGTTCGGCAACGGCTTTTTCCCCGGCACCGGCGACTACCCAACACGTGAGACAGCTGACAGCTTCGCTATCAACGTCCCACTACCCACGCGGACGGGAGACGCCGCTTACCTCTTATCTTTCCGCACTGCACTGTCCAGCGTGGTTCAGTGTTTCGATCCGGAGGCGATGGTCGTGCAGTGCGGCGCCGACACCATAGTAGGCGACCTCATTGGGCGACTTTGCGTGACTACgttggcgcacacgcagtgTGTGGCCAATGTGCTGTCATTTGAGCGACCGACGGTACTGCTTGGAGGAGGCGGTTACCACGTGTTTCACACGGCCCGCTGCTGGGCGAtccacaccgccaccgcgctTGGTCGCACAGCCGCACAGCTACCCTTGTACATCCCGCGCACGGACCCCTACTACATGGATTACCGGCAAGAATGCACGCCAAAGCGGCCGACGCTGCACGTATTTCTCGACCCTGACGTTGATGACCCACTGCCGCTGGGGGACAGCTTGGTGTTCTGGCGTCAACTGTGTCTCAGCATCCAGTGGCAGATGCGCACTGCCCGCCTTGTGAGGCAAGGGTTTTCTCGCACAGTACAGCTTTGCCGGCAGAGACGGGCAGCGTTGCTGAGGCAGTTCGCCTCGCAAGAGGCAGGGAAAGAATCTGGTGTCGGTGTTAGCGGTCCTAAGCGCCCCCGCTCAGCAGCTACAACGGACCGcagtggcgaggagggggcggaggaCAGAGTGTTCTCGGGGTGA